Proteins from a single region of Sesamum indicum cultivar Zhongzhi No. 13 linkage group LG5, S_indicum_v1.0, whole genome shotgun sequence:
- the LOC105162008 gene encoding probable flavin-containing monooxygenase 1, protein MRFAKEPVVFEATDSIGGVWKHCSYRSTRLQTPRCDYEFSDFPWAQRDNNSCSFPSYKEVLEYLHSYATHFDVLKLVRFNSKVVEIRFVGELEKSGEYGSLLRGHPVWEVGVQTTQSETIQWYGFEFLVICTGKYGDIPVIPKFPDNKCPQVFQGKVVHTLDYCKLDQEESIRLLKGNKVLIVGYKKSAIDLAVECAEANQGADGQACTMVVRTLHWTVPHYSVWGLPFSMFYSTRASQFLHQRPNQGFLRTLLCHMLSPMRRTISKVIEWYLTWKLPLEKYGLKPDHPFEEDYASCQMAILPENFFTEADKGKIGFKRLGCSKWWFWEGGIELEDGSRLDADVVVLATGFDGKHKLKAIVPDPFRSLLELPSGMMPLYRGTINPMIPNTAFVGYIESVSNLHTAEIRCKWLSRLVDGKFKLPSVXXXXRFYKRSCISTFSINHSDEICEEMGR, encoded by the exons GAGCCGGTGGTGTTCGAGGCTACCGACTCCATCGGAGGAGTGTGGAAGCACTGTTCTTACAGGTCGACGAGGCTGCAAACCCCTCGATGCGACTACGAGTTCTCGGATTTCCCTTGGGCGCAGAGGGACAACAATTCCTGCAGTTTCCCTTCTTACAAGGAAGTATTGGAGTATTTGCATTCGTATGCGACACACTTCGATGTCCTGAAACTCGTGAGGTTCAACTCCAAGGTGGTGGAAATACGTTTTGTAGGGGAGTTGGAGAAGTCGGGTGAGTACGGAAGCTTGTTGCGTGGCCACCCAGTTTGGGAAGTCGGAGTTCAGACCACTCAATCTGAAACAATTCAG TGGTATGGATTCGAATTTCTGGTGATATGTACCGGAAAATATGGGGATATTCCCGTGATACCTAAATTCCCAGACAACAAATGCCCCCAAGTATTTCAAGGGAAAGTAGTGCACACTCTTGATTATTGCAAGCTCGACCAAGAGGAATCCATCCGGTTGCTAAAAGGCAACAAGGTTCTCATAGTTGGCTACAAGAAATCTGCTATCGATTTGGCCGTCGAATGTGCTGAAGCTAACCAAG GAGCGGATGGGCAAGCGTGCACGATGGTCGTAAGAACATTGCACTGGACAGTTCCACATTATTCAGTTTGGGGTTTGCCCTTTTCCATGTTCTATTCAACTAGGGCATCCCAGTTCCTACATCAAAGACCTAATCAGGGATTCCTCAGGACACTCCTCTGCCACATGCTCTCTCCCATG AGAAGAACAATATCGAAGGTGATCGAGTGGTACTTAACATGGAAGCTTCCACTGGAGAAGTACGGTCTGAAACCTGATCACCCTTTCGAAGAAGACTACGCGTCGTGTCAGATGGCAATCTTGCCTGAAAATTTCTTCACAGAAGCCGACAAAGGGAAGATAGGTTTCAAAAGATTAGGTTGTTCCAAGTGGTGGTTTTGGGAGGGAGGGATTGAGTTGGAGGATGGCAGCAGATTGGATGCTGACGTTGTGGTTCTTGCTACTGGTTTTGATGGCAAACACAAGCTCAAAGCTATAGTTCCAGACCCTTTTCGTAGCCTACTCGAGCTTCCTTCTGGCATGATGCCCTTGTACAG GGGCACAATCAACCCTATGATTCCTAACACGGCATTTGTGGGTTACATCGAGAGCGTTTCAAATCTGCACACAGCTGAAATACGGTGCAAATGGCTGTCGAGGTTAGTAGACGGCAAATTCAAGCTCCCGAGCGTCNNNNNNNNNNCAAGATTTTACAAACGGAGCTGCATTTCCACCTTCAGCATAAACCACAGTGATGAAATTTGTGAGGAGATGGGTCGTTAG
- the LOC105161959 gene encoding light-regulated protein-like yields MQTALTLSSSPLVPRAPPRKLITSSPPNPTRFASIRSNALAVNYSSTISVFPAEACETIGGDTCLADIYPEVKLEAEAKKPKTVSEAVEREYLEYTDPRTVLLGEACDVLGGEFCNPPYQMGIC; encoded by the exons atgCAGACTGCTTTAACCTTATCATCATCTCCCCTTGTGCCACGTGCACCTCCCCGAAAATTGATCACCAGCTCTCCACCAAATCCAACCAGGTTTGCTTCAATCAGATCAAATGCTCTGGCAGTCAACTACAGCTCCACCATCTC TGTTTTTCCAGCAGAAGCATGTGAAACAATTGGCGGAGATACGTGTCTGGCAGACATATATCCTGAAGTGAAGCTAGAAGCAGAAGCTAAGAAACCAAAGACTGTATCAGAGGCAGTTGAGAGGGAGTATTTGGAATACACAGATCCAAGGAC GGTGCTGCTGGGCGAGGCTTGCGATGTCCTCGGAGGAGAATTCTGTAACCCCCCATACCAGATGGGAATCTGCTAG
- the LOC105161958 gene encoding auxin-responsive protein SAUR71-like, producing MLGAMDDNGGTKITGIKQIIKLKEFIQRWQHATLGPRSSNSPRSDEVCGGISPEISWRLRNSSVRCDSDEDSCQSLEMPSDVPRGYLAVYVGPELRRFIIPTSYLSDPLFKVLLEKVEEEFGFDHSGGLTIPCDIETFKYLLQCMENHRKGQADQGNAG from the coding sequence ATGCTTGGGGCAATGGATGACAATGGGGGAACCAAAATCACAGGCATCAAACAAATCATTAAGTTGAAGGAATTCATTCAGAGATGGCAACATGCCACACTTGGTCCGAGGAGTAGCAATAGCCCTCGATCTGATGAAGTCTGTGGAGGCATTTCACCCGAAATTAGTTGGAGGCTGAGAAATTCAAGTGTACGCTGTGACTCAGATGAGGATAGTTGCCAGAGCCTAGAGATGCCAAGTGATGTCCCTAGAGGTTACCTTGCTGTATATGTGGGGCCGGAGCTTCGGAGGTTTATCATCCCAACCAGCTATCTTAGTGATCCACTGTTCAAGGTGCTGCTAGAGAAGGTTGAGGAGGAGTTTGGATTCGATCACAGTGGTGGGCTCACAATTCCGTGTGACATCGAGACCTTTAAATATCTACTACAGTGCATGGAAAATCACAGGAAAGGGCAAGCTGATCAAGGCAATGCAGGTTAA
- the LOC105161955 gene encoding LOW QUALITY PROTEIN: respiratory burst oxidase homolog protein E (The sequence of the model RefSeq protein was modified relative to this genomic sequence to represent the inferred CDS: deleted 1 base in 1 codon) gives MRTSSFGSSSKYSRSFDLPEVQREPPLYGAMLPVYLNDLSVEVTLELDDNSVVLCSVAPAATTTASQNAVASAEDESTSNGFLVRSTSAASKLRRMFSWRRTPSARTSTSEAEDQHQAAVVSARELMKMKAKMMRTKSSAQRALGGLRFISKSTCGESDPNLLWKQVEARFEVLAKDGLLSRQDFGECIGMGDSKEFAVGVFDALARRRRQKTSRITKAELHDFWLQISDNSFDARLQIFFDMADINGDGKITRDEVQELILLSASANKLSNLKERAKEYASLIMEELDPDNLEYIELWQLEALLLQRDNYMNYSRPLSTASVGWSQNLSSVMLNKLGSLLLDNWQRGWILVLWVLAMAGLFTWKFLHYRQKAAFQIMGYCLTTAKGAAETLKLNMALILLPVCRNILTWLRSTRARVLFPFDDNINFHRVIAFAIAIGVMVHAGVHLSCDFPRLVRSLPEKFELIAADFNGEKPTYTSLLSTVTATTGIVMVVLMIIAFTLATRSFRRNGVKLPPPLNRLTGFNAFWYSHHLLGLVYVLLLIHGTFLFLVHQWYKKTTWMYISVPLLLYIAERSLRTRRSEHYAVKILKVSVLPGGVFSLVMAKPNGFKYKSGQYIFLQCPAISSFEWHPFSLTSAPGDNYLSVHIRTVGDWTQELKRVFTEDNSSTCVIGRAKFGALGNVHQTGLPKLLVDGPYGAPAQDYQNYDVLLLVGLGIGATPFISILKDLLNNTRSDDQMDSNTDTSRSDDSSNSFTSSCDTSSGKKKSQKTRRAHFYWVTREPGSFEWFKGVMNEVAEMDHKDQIEMHNYLTSVYEEGDARSTLITMVQALNHAKHGVDILSGTRVRTHFARPNWKEVFNKVAAKHPCSTVGVFYCGLPILAKELKKLSQELTYKTSTRFEFHKEYF, from the exons ATGAGGACGTCTTCGTTCGGGAGCAGCTCCAAGTACAGCCGCTCCTTTGACTTGCCGGAAGTCCAGCGGGAGCCGCCGCTCTACGGCGCAATGCTGCCGGTTTACCTCAATGACTTGAGC GTTGAGGTTACACTAGAGCTTGACGATAATTCCGTGGTTTTGTGCAGCGTCGCCCCCGCGGCGACGACGACCGCCAGTCAGAATGCCGTAGCGTCGGCCGAAGACGAGTCGACCTCTAACGGATTCCTCGTGCGGAGTACATCGGCGGCGTCGAAGCTGCGGCGGATGTTCTCGTGGCGGAGGACGCCGTCGGCGAGGACGTCGACGTCGGAGGCGGAGGATCAGCACCAGGCGGCGGTGGTATCGGCGCGTGAgttgatgaagatgaaggCGAAGATGATGAGGACGAAGTCGAGCGCGCAGAGAGCACTGGGCGGACTGAGATTCATCAGCAAAAGCACGTGCGGAGAATCGGATCCAAATTTGCTGTGGAAACAAGTGGAGGCGAGGTTCGAGGTGTTGGCCAAGGACGGATTACTGTCGAGGCAAGACTTCGGCGAATGCATAG GAATGGGGGATTCCAAGGAGTTTGCGGTGGGGGTATTCGACGCTCTGGCGCGGCGGCGGAGGCAGAAGACCAGTAGAATAACCAAGGCGGAGCTGCATGACTTCTGGCTTCAAATTTCCGACAACAGCTTTGACGCTCGTCTCCAGATTTTCTTCGACAT GGCGGATATTAATGGAGACGGAAAAATTACAAGGGATGAAGTGCAAGAG CTAATATTGCTGAGTGCTTCTGCCAATAAGCTGTCCAATTTGAAAGAACGTGCAAAGGAGTACGCTTCTTTAATTATGGAAGAGCTTGACCCTGATAATCTTGAATACATTGAG TTATGGCAGTTGGAAGCACTTCTTCTGCAAAGGGACAATTATATGAACTACAGTAGACCTCTAAGCACAGCAAGTGTAGGATGGAGCCAGAATTTGAGCAGTGTTATGCTGAACAAACTAGGGTCCCTCCTACTGGACAACTGGCAGAGAGGCTGGATTTTAGTTCTATGGGTTTTGGCCATGGCTGGCCTTTTCACCTGGAAGTTTCTTCACTACAGGCAAAAAGCAGCATTTCAGATAATGGGTTACTGCTTAACAACAGCCAAAGGAGCTGCTGAAACACTCAAACTCAACATGGCCCTAATCCTTCTACCAGTTTGCCGTAATATACTGACGTGGCTAAGATCTACAAGAGCCAGAGTACTCTTCCCTTTCGATGACAACATTAACTTTCATAGG GTTATTGCATTTGCTATAGCGATTGGAGTTATGGTACATGCAGGAGTTCatttatcatgtgattttCCTCGTCTGGTTAGATCATTGCCagaaaaatttgaactaattgcTGCTGATTTTAATGGTGAAAAACCCACCTATACCAGCCTGCTGAGTACTGTTACCGCCACTACTGGGATTGTCATGGTTGTGTTGATGATAATCGCCTTTACGCTAGCTACAAGGAGCTTTAGAAGAAATGGGGTGAAGTTGCCACCACCATTGAACAGACTAACTGGATTCAATGCATTCTGGTATTCCCATCACCTTCTGGGTCTAGTCTATGTATTACTTCTGATCCATGGGACCTTCTTGTTCTTGGTTCACCAATGGTACAAGAAAACG ACATGGATGTACATATCTGTTCCCCTGCTTCTTTATATAGCTGAAAGAAGTCTGAGAACTCGCAGGTCAGAACATTATGCAGTTAAGATTTTGAAG GTTTCTGTACTACCGGGAGGTGTCTTCAGCTTGGTCATGGCAAAGCCAAAtggatttaaatataaaagtggACAGTATATATTTCTGCAATGTCCTGCAATCTCCTCCTTTGAATG GCATCCTTTTTCACTCACTTCAGCACCAGGAGACAATTATCTGAGTGTTCATATCCGTACAGTAGGTGATTGGACACAAGAACTCAAGCGAGTGTTTACAGAAGATAATAGTTCAACATGTGTGATTGGTCGAGCTAAATTTGGAGCTTTGGGAAATGTTCATCAAACTGG TCTACCTAAATTGCTTGTTGATGGACCCTACGGAGCACCGGCACAAGACTACCAGAACTATGATGTATTACTTCTTGTAGGACTTGGAATCGGGGCCACTCCTTTCATAAGTATCCTCAAGGATCTCTTGAACAATACTAGATCAGATGATCAAATG GACTCCAACACAGACACCAGTCGATCAGATGATAGCTCAAATAGTTTTACCTCTTCATGCGACACATCAAGCGGAAAGAAGAAATCACAGAAGACGAGGAGGGCACATTTCTACTGGGTAACCAGGGAACCTGGGTCCTTTGAGTGGTTCAAGGGAGTGATGAATGAAGTAGCAGAGATGGATCACAAG GATCAAATTGAGATGCACAATTATCTAACAAGCGTTTATGAAGAGGGTGATGCAAGATCAACTCTGATCACCATGGTGCAGGCTCTAAATCATGCTAAACATGGGGTTGATATCCTTTCTGGCACTAGA GTAAGGACACATTTTGCAAGGCCCAACTGGAAAGAAGTGTTCAATAAAGTAGCTGCGAAGCATCCGTGTTCAACAGTAG GTGTTTTCTACTGTGGGTTGCCGATCTTAGCAAAGGAGCTGAAGAAGTTATCACAAGAATTGACTTATAAGACATCCACAAGATTCGAATTTCACAAGGAATACTTCTAA
- the LOC105161957 gene encoding uncharacterized protein LOC105161957, producing MEELQKAYRSAMSQAQESTAKLSSYAASLEKAKSIDSASSSSGLGSSSALSTDQSRMLLARSPRQFVSLWTCSKLCAICFVAGIFVGYTLKRRVRRWASKLLRRLKDD from the exons ATGGAGGAACTGCAGAAAGCATATCGAAGTGCGATGTCACAGGCGCAGGAATCAACAGCAAAACTCAGCTCTTATGCTGCTTCTTTAGAGAAAGCTAAATCCATCGATTCTGCTTCTTCCTCATCCGGACTTGGATCCTCTTCTGCTTTATCTACTGATCAGTCTCGCATGCTACTGGCCCGATCGCCGAG ACAATTTGTGTCACTATGGACTTGCTCAAAGCTTTGTGCAATTTGCTTTGTTGCTGGAATATTTGTTGGTTACACCCTGAAGCGACGTGTCCGTCGCTGGGCATCAAAACTTCTGCGGAGGTTGAAGGATGATTGA